Genomic window (Procambarus clarkii isolate CNS0578487 chromosome 87, FALCON_Pclarkii_2.0, whole genome shotgun sequence):
ACTTTCAACTTTTCCAAAGACCTTATTAAGCACTCCGTCACTATTATTGCACTTTGTTTTACCAGACATGGTTTCTTGTTTTCTTAAATTATCCTCCTTAAATTTAGCTAACCTCCTAGATGACCTAATTTGCTTCACTTCAGATATGTGCCCATCATTTTCCTTGTGCAAGTCTTCTTGATACTTAGGTTCAATATCCTCTGCTTTACTAGTGTTACATTTATTCTCTGGCTTGTGAACTTTGAGCTTCTCCACTATCGCTATCTGCTGTTTGAGTTCCACCTCATTATTCAAAACACAAATATTTGCATGACCTTTAACTGATTTCTTGACTTTTGAAATTGGAGTTGCTGCTGCTTTTTCTTCACATTCCTCATCATCCAATTCACCATCCTCtttttcatcatcatcatcatccacagAGCATTTTGAAGGAGATCGAGACAATATTCTCTGCAATAATTTAGTATCAACAGGTATTTTAGTAGAACTTCCTTTCACTATGTCTTTATCCTCCAAGGTTTCCTTACTATGGTACTTTTCACCTAACTCatctccctcacttaagcctctcctcctcctcctcctctcattaTATGTTTCTTTTTCTTGCATACTGTTGATAGAATTGTCTCTCTGTCTTATATCAGCAGATTGAATTCTTTGTCTGGAGCTTGCTCTCATACTACTCTCTTGCTCTGGTGAAGATGTACAAAACCTTGACCTTACAGAATCTTTATTTTGATCATAACTGTTAGATGGCCTTGTCAAGCGACTCTTTATTGACACTCTTTGCCTCTTATTTGGCATTTCATCTGAACTTTCCTGCCATTTCCTCTTGTGAATGTCTCTCtcatccttgctctgaggtgaacagCCTTTTTGGTCCCTATATGTTGTTTGTTCCAACAGTCCTTCGCCTTTTCTTGATTGATATCTATCTTCTTTCGTTGTTTGCTGGCTAACACTATGCTTGTGAAGTGATTCAAGGGGTTTTTCACTTCTTAAGGAGATTGTAGCTTCTTGCTCATGGAGGCTGCTCCTGTCAGCATTGTCAGTCCTTTCTCGTTGTAgttgagaagttctgcttttgacAGGGCTTCCTTTAACTCTCTTTCTTGAAACTTCTTGTATAAAATTCTTCTGAGTcagtaatttattttctctacacATCAAAGGACTGATACCTTCCCCTAGATTATTCTTTTTGTCAAAACTCTGGCTTATTTTTCTAAGTCTACCACCTAGTTTTCCAGAATGGCATTCCTTTTGAGGAGAGCTGTTTCTCAAGCGACCCCTTTTGTCACTTATTTCATTGCATGTGGGTGACGGACTACATCTCTCTTCACACTTTTTGTTTATTTCTCTTACGTCTAAATTTTCTTCTTCGTGTCTTGGTGAATTGCTTTTCTGTCTATTTTGAAGTACATTTTCTTTGTAATCATTATCTTTATCTCTTCTTGGCAATATTCTCACAGGAGAGGTACTCTTTTTTTCATAACTCTCTCCTTTGCTTTTAAAGCACAATCTCTCGTGAACACTTTTTCGCTTTCCATCATCCTTACTTAGCTGTTCACTAATGCCCAGAGTTAATAATTTTTCCTCCTTTTCCTGTTTGCTATGTAAATTATCACTGCCTAATCTTCTCTCTGCTCTTTCATCGTGTACATTTATGTTGTGATAAGTTAAAGCTTCAATATACTCACTGTTCCTGCTAAGTATGTCACCTTCCTTCTCTGATACACCAACATGTTGCTTATTTTGTATCAGAGTAATGTCATGAGAAGGTTCATCATCCTCACTTTCATCAGTTCCCTCATCATACAAAAGCTCCTCTTCCTGTGGAAAAAGACTATCTTCACATTTGTCATCAAGAATGACATCTGCAATGTTCTCTCCAAGTTCATggcaaaatacttcattttccttGTTCTTGCTGTTTATGCCACTCTCTACTTGAGAATCTCCTATGTCATCACTGCACTTTTTGTTTTCTAATGCTTCATCAACTTTTTGACTCTGAGGTGATTCACTTTCAGAACTAACAGATTTGTTATCAGCACAATCTTTGACATTCATGAAATATTTATCACTGGGTAAATCACCATAAGCTTTTGCAGTATGACTATGTGCTCCTTTTGACACATTCTCAGACGCAGTGTAAGCTTTCCTTCTTCTTTCACGCCCCAAAGATTCTCCGTCACTTCCTTCCTTCGGTGTACTTGATATGGCAGGTACCATTTTTCTTAGTTTCTGGACACTAACACCATCTTCTCCAAGTTCTTCACTCTTTGCTGCTGCAACTTCATTCTTCCTCTCAAATTCTTCACTATTCAGTGAAAAAGTCTCATTATCCCACTCAGGTGCTTCAATCTCTAAGGCATCATCATCATACATACTGTTTTCTGACACATTATGTGTATGTCTTTCAATACTGGGTGTGCGTTCTGTACTAGTTTGTGCATGTTCTTCACTTGCATGAGCATGTTCTTCACTGGCAATTGCATGTTCTTcccttacgtgttcatcttcttcACTTGTATTCAAGTATTCTTTACTTGCATGCAAATGTTCTACACTTTCATGAAAATATTCTACACTTGCATGCAAATGATCTTCACTTGCATGTGAATGTTCTTCACTTACATGGGAATGTTCATTAATTGCTTGTGAATGTTTTTCACTTGCATGCAAATGTTCTTTGCTTGCATGCACATTTTTGTCACTTTCTCGTGGATGTTCTTCATCTGAATGTTCTTCACTTTCATCTGAATGTTCTTCACTTTCATGTGCATGATCTTCATCTGAATGTTCTTCATTTTTGTGGGAATGTTCTTCAGTACTGTGGGCATGTTTTTCACTAATATGGGGATGTTCTTCATTACTGTGGGCTTGTTCTTCATTACTGTGGGCATGTTCTTCATTACTgtgggcatgttcttcactactatgggcatgttcttcactaataTGGGGATGTTCTTCATTACTGTGAGCATGGTCTTCATTACTGTGAGCATCATCTTCACTGCTGTGGGCATGTTCTTCCCTACCATGGGCATGTTCTTCCCTATCatgggcatgttcttcactactatgggcatgttcttcactaatgTGGGCCCCTCCTTCTCCAGCTATCTTATGTAATGTCTCATCTACAAtattttctctcactctctcattttTAAGAGACTTCAAATATTTGTGTTTGTTTTTCACATTTAAAATCTGTTTTTTCTCATCTGATAGCTCATCTTTTCTGTGTTTTTGTTTTGACATGATAGCTTTTAATCGTCCATCTTTCTTGTCTTTTAGTTCAGAAGAGTCACTGATGTCTGCTTCTTGTGCCTTCTTGGCTACTCTTTCGTCTTTTGACGGAATATCTTTCTTATTAACCTCCTCTATATCCCCACACTCCTCGTCTTGTAACTCTGCCTTGCTTATTTTTCGCTCTCGTGACTTTCCGTACCTTTTGTCTGGCTTTTTAGACTTCTCACgctctttttttatttttagttttattttatttgtttctttctgACTGAACTCTCTTTCACTTGCATCTTTTACTCTCGACTCAAAATCTTGTCTTTTCTCCTCTTGGGGTGTCACATTATCTGATGAATTCGACAGTATTTGATTATTTCCTTCTCCATTTGGTTTCATTTCTTTTGGTATCTCGTTTGCTTTAATTTCTTCCCATTCTTTTTCTTTTGGCACTTCTGTTTTTCTTTGATCTTTTGGATCCATTTCTCTTCCTACTGACTTGTTTGTATTTTCCTTTTCCTTACCCTTTGAATCAATTTCTTTTCTTTTATTCTCCTTTAACTTTTCTTTTTGTTCTTCCTCCTCTGATATAatttcttttttctctctctcccttgaatTAGTTTCTTGTCTTCTTGTGCCCTTTGATTTAATTTCTTTCTTTTCACTCTCTCTTAAATTTGTTATGCATCCTTTGTCTTTCGATTTAATTTCTTTTACATCAACACTTGACTCCTTACCTCTCTTTCCTTTCTCTTCTGAACATTTCTTTTTTGCCCTCTCTTTTGATGActcatctctctctccttgtTTTGCCTCAAAGTCTCTTCTTGGAATGGTATTCAACTTctgttcctcttcctcctcctcctcctcctcagactTCTTTGTTCTTCTACATTTATATTGTGATTTTCCTTTCTTTTTTTCATCTCTTGCATTTCTCCTTTCATCCTTGAGTTCTACTTTGCAAATGCTTTTATCTTTTTCCTTTGTCTCTATGGTATCTAAGTTAGTTTTGTTTTTCATACAGTTTGTATTGTTGTCTGTCTTTGATATTTGTTTACTTCTTGCTTCACAATTTGGCATTTTACCACTACCTTCAGTTTCTGTATTGTTTTCTATAATTAATATTTTGCTGCTGTGTCTGCTTAAACTTTTTCTAACTGTAGTTCCATctttatcttctgattcacctttGAGTATTTCACCTGATGCACTAAGGTCTTTGATGGAACTCAACACTTTGATTTCTTTACAGGGGTGTGACAGCATGTCACTAATTGTTCCATTTACCTCTTTGCCCTTTGCCatttttcttgttacttcagattctTCAATGTTAGCAACTTCACTGTCCGGAGTTTCTGTCACATCCGATATAACATGACTCCCTCCAACAAATGACAATTCTGTGTCATTGACACCTTTCACTTTAATTTTCTCAGTGTTTTCATTACCCTCTTTTATGTAATTTTCACCATCATTCTGAGCATTAATGCCCATTTCCACAGTTAGATCTTTGGTACTAATATCTTTAAATTGCATTTTGTTCTTCTCTACACCTGAGCTACCACCTTTCCCTCTCAACGTAATGTGACGGTTATCATGTTGTGATTTAGGCTTATCCAAAACAGGCAGATTAGTCTTGATTTCAGGATTCTTCTGACAGATGTTGACACTTTCCTCATGAACTGGGTTAACATTCTGCAAATCATCATCTATTTCacttttgttttcttttttttcaatatttGAAAGCACAGCTGAGGCTTCCAATTCATTATTTACCTGTGTATTAATATCTGTTAATTTAAAtgaagcagaagaattagaactaGAATTACCTGTTGAGTGCTCTAAACCTGAACTGATTGGCTGACCTTCAGATTTCATTTGTGGCTTTTTAGAGTTTTTAAATTTTGCTGCCATTCTCTGACCAAAGAGTGATTTTGTCAAcatttcatcatcatcatcatcatcatcatctaagCCTCTGGAATTTCCACTTTCCATAAAATTACTTATCGTGCCTACTTTCAAAAATTGGTTTTGCTTATAAGGCACTTCTGGCGACTCTGTGCATGTTGCAGGTTTTGTCCAAGTTGTCTCTTTTGGGGTAATGCCAGAATCTATGTCTTCATGGTTCTTAATAGTATGCGATTTTGTTAAAAGCTTAATATTGACATTTGCTCTATCTTCTCTTGGAACAAATGACTGTGAGCTCTCTCCTGCTTTTAAGACACTGCCTGCAACATCACCATCATTCCCTATTAATGATTCTTGTTTGTTGTCTTTAagtttactgtactgtgttgtggcaAATTTACTACCACTCGATAATCCTTGAGAAGTAAACAAGCGTGTGTTATTATCGTTATCTTTCTTACCAAGAATTTTTATTTGATTTCCACTTTGAGCAGCACCTGTGACATCACCTTCAGTGCACCTTCCACTTACATTTAAAGACGGCCTTCTGATTCCTAACCTAGAAAACACGCTTCTTCTCTCCTTTCCATCTTCATTGTGTGTGTTTAACCTGTCATGCAAAATATCATTTGTattatttaaagttatttttaGCCTACCTCCAAGTGTCTTGGTGCTATGTGTCTGTGAACTATCCTTGAAACTTAAAGATGAACTCTGAATTTCCAAATTGGCTTCATCTTCTTTCATTGTTGAAAATCTTGCCCTTTTCCTGTTAAA
Coding sequences:
- the LOC123747053 gene encoding microtubule-associated protein futsch is translated as MEDLGSGTSEEEYDHETSSSDGDSEESDLYGDLEVSPLKTKPLEVSDNNDVDDADIFLELGMPINSPRENKECEAPCLAVSKSHEQQISKLCAGASNEGKILPENKLDKKSDIHTCTQSGADAVPTRTSNTLLNKNELTENVESENNSICENNENTSEIQSSEEIQPNMKNDNCMPPNSAKKDSFPGISTNKDVQFILTCIARQQGIDLKKSLKVVMDTILPDQNKTVCQPSSSVNDSDSLHVPTHSRHPTHTGPPIHTEHPSHAVHPPTAVHPTPAVYPPPAVHPPPAVHPPPAVHPPPAVHPPLAVHPPLAVHSLHAEHPTHAEHPTWAALPTPAEHLIRAKDPTPAKYLSHDEHSTNVEYHLGRSCASDFMDVSSEQNNVEQHVSLKQTKKTRRKSEPKSKISSQMDLFEDFIVGRDRDELVEKIAKQNLEQETLKKQLDESQKRCSGLEKDNATLLANVSALWKTAKLQLRQKTTEIRSLQREKEAIIFRRAMRQIPRDDLDLIVSRVAAYNKEEFSAFMQSLQKEEKECSCSKGESTFSRKGNISKWIQLSVRGQRVNSLSDDDARNLQSMMGKQGEKVTFSVEKFNRKRARFSTMKEDEANLEIQSSSLSFKDSSQTHSTKTLGGRLKITLNNTNDILHDRLNTHNEDGKERRSVFSRLGIRRPSLNVSGRCTEGDVTGAAQSGNQIKILGKKDNDNNTRLFTSQGLSSGSKFATTQYSKLKDNKQESLIGNDGDVAGSVLKAGESSQSFVPREDRANVNIKLLTKSHTIKNHEDIDSGITPKETTWTKPATCTESPEVPYKQNQFLKVGTISNFMESGNSRGLDDDDDDDDEMLTKSLFGQRMAAKFKNSKKPQMKSEGQPISSGLEHSTGNSSSNSSASFKLTDINTQVNNELEASAVLSNIEKKENKSEIDDDLQNVNPVHEESVNICQKNPEIKTNLPVLDKPKSQHDNRHITLRGKGGSSGVEKNKMQFKDISTKDLTVEMGINAQNDGENYIKEGNENTEKIKVKGVNDTELSFVGGSHVISDVTETPDSEVANIEESEVTRKMAKGKEVNGTISDMLSHPCKEIKVLSSIKDLSASGEILKGESEDKDGTTVRKSLSRHSSKILIIENNTETEGSGKMPNCEARSKQISKTDNNTNCMKNKTNLDTIETKEKDKSICKVELKDERRNARDEKKKGKSQYKCRRTKKSEEEEEEEEEQKLNTIPRRDFEAKQGERDESSKERAKKKCSEEKGKRGKESSVDVKEIKSKDKGCITNLRESEKKEIKSKGTRRQETNSREREKKEIISEEEEQKEKLKENKRKEIDSKGKEKENTNKSVGREMDPKDQRKTEVPKEKEWEEIKANEIPKEMKPNGEGNNQILSNSSDNVTPQEEKRQDFESRVKDASEREFSQKETNKIKLKIKKEREKSKKPDKRYGKSRERKISKAELQDEECGDIEEVNKKDIPSKDERVAKKAQEADISDSSELKDKKDGRLKAIMSKQKHRKDELSDEKKQILNVKNKHKYLKSLKNERVRENIVDETLHKIAGEGGAHISEEHAHSSEEHAHDREEHAHGREEHAHSSEDDAHSNEDHAHSNEEHPHISEEHAHSSEEHAHSNEEHAHSNEEQAHSNEEHPHISEKHAHSTEEHSHKNEEHSDEDHAHESEEHSDESEEHSDEEHPRESDKNVHASKEHLHASEKHSQAINEHSHVSEEHSHASEDHLHASVEYFHESVEHLHASKEYLNTSEEDEHVREEHAIASEEHAHASEEHAQTSTERTPSIERHTHNVSENSMYDDDALEIEAPEWDNETFSLNSEEFERKNEVAAAKSEELGEDGVSVQKLRKMVPAISSTPKEGSDGESLGRERRRKAYTASENVSKGAHSHTAKAYGDLPSDKYFMNVKDCADNKSVSSESESPQSQKVDEALENKKCSDDIGDSQVESGINSKNKENEVFCHELGENIADVILDDKCEDSLFPQEEELLYDEGTDESEDDEPSHDITLIQNKQHVGVSEKEGDILSRNSEYIEALTYHNINVHDERAERRLGSDNLHSKQEKEEKLLTLGISEQLSKDDGKRKSVHERLCFKSKGESYEKKSTSPVRILPRRDKDNDYKENVLQNRQKSNSPRHEEENLDVREINKKCEERCSPSPTCNEISDKRGRLRNSSPQKECHSGKLGGRLRKISQSFDKKNNLGEGISPLMCRENKLLTQKNFIQEVSRKRVKGSPVKSRTSQLQRERTDNADRSSLHEQEATISLRSEKPLESLHKHSVSQQTTKEDRYQSRKGEGLLEQTTYRDQKGCSPQSKDERDIHKRKWQESSDEMPNKRQRVSIKSRLTRPSNSYDQNKDSVRSRFCTSSPEQESSMRASSRQRIQSADIRQRDNSINSMQEKETYNERRRRRRGLSEGDELGEKYHSKETLEDKDIVKGSSTKIPVDTKLLQRILSRSPSKCSVDDDDDEKEDGELDDEECEEKAAATPISKVKKSVKGHANICVLNNEVELKQQIAIVEKLKVHKPENKCNTSKAEDIEPKYQEDLHKENDGHISEVKQIRSSRRLAKFKEDNLRKQETMSGKTKCNNSDGVLNKVFGKVESKIKHMANSTEVMKKQLQKRKSYDARSVIEDATFYPADLFQVVPLQTSTYQTTSASGSDDTIDMIVQRHNEKYASDNDNSSNDSEMSLLQFISEESETNMEDNEKDESIDNIFEANENVENNFDNLDFCSQEKNTEINDTPKTKVLPKKTVDVSNKSITTRSKAQLSKIRLSEKDNATCNRREIYDASAIIVESDLALSDSGSNPIASSDNTVPQVSGGKDEFSKSSHLVFTDSLLAASKCDGSREEISSNDNMEEKDLGNHSSGKVENNDTDFLLYSPNQTTVSNVSQHSDDIRTDTFESNIANVKVGVMQDSGAASSPSTAEEVNHLEQHAETSRPSDGNSSSSSSNSDSDSDCQCSKCGSSSSSSSSSSSSSSSSSDTNSVVDITDISDIDTDMNQEMLNNKEASTPDLVEKCDETISTVDFPLNDPLPNIISDELPVRDTSGPKLPQSLLKTPKKSPLKTRKSPCRKTPHKSPCKKTPHKSPCKKTPHKSPCKKTSHKSPCRKTPCKKNPHKSPCRKTPHKSPCKKIVYQSPSFKSTPIESPKRTLKGSHNDAIQKTKKMLDGLLNSDLTKAVGKKTKPLSVSVVNTEDVDNFGISQSRPSIAKKKSGCFELNDIGMEFESNIQFNSPVSRNADKNIIQSAPAQSHLLETKKDPINGTDTTVNKSSSQIVNSIQNTLPPSSSNSNSIIQTVVHRRRRRTANITASTTQESKLSCINVHNVISVIHNDMEATRSPKTFTRKANFNASKDTSSSRRASPIISSNSSKDKETFSQKRQLSSESCITERENTPVKKMRILSPEVYHKVSNVDESEENINKSQDKYSSPAVASGSSVKAKDMWSITDTLAVPVKIRRAKRQLHLGFSSSAAQNVVIVTENSSNNKLGPSQRVAYNSSKISQNSSDKVLEKVVVRRSPRKH